Proteins co-encoded in one Vibrio fortis genomic window:
- a CDS encoding CidB/LrgB family autolysis modulator — protein MWILLTIVVFLFARWISQKVNSPLCNPLLISLAIIIPILTYWRVPFEEYYADNTWITYMLQPAVVALAYPLYEQLPQIRANWRIITLACAVGSLMSMLSASLIAAAFHADLGLIASLLGKSVTTPIAMEVSSHLGGEAAIAAILVLLVGLFGAIFAYPIYNLIGIKSPIARGLTMGTVSHALGTATSAEKDPRDAAFSSLALVLCGVITSILAPSVFSLVLWLYS, from the coding sequence ATGTGGATTCTATTGACCATTGTTGTATTTCTATTTGCCCGTTGGATCAGTCAAAAGGTGAATTCACCTTTGTGTAATCCTCTATTGATCAGTCTCGCCATTATTATTCCGATACTGACCTACTGGCGTGTACCATTCGAAGAGTATTACGCAGATAACACTTGGATTACCTACATGCTGCAACCAGCAGTGGTTGCCTTAGCATATCCATTGTATGAACAACTGCCTCAGATCCGCGCGAATTGGCGTATCATCACTCTCGCTTGTGCAGTCGGTAGCTTGATGTCGATGCTGAGTGCTTCTTTAATTGCCGCCGCATTTCATGCAGACCTTGGACTAATCGCTAGCTTGTTAGGTAAGTCCGTCACAACGCCAATTGCAATGGAAGTCTCCAGCCATTTAGGTGGTGAAGCTGCAATCGCTGCAATATTGGTTCTGCTTGTCGGCCTGTTCGGTGCAATATTCGCTTACCCGATCTACAACCTGATTGGTATTAAGAGTCCAATCGCTCGTGGATTGACTATGGGCACCGTTTCTCACGCCTTGGGCACTGCGACCAGCGCCGAGAAAGACCCGCGTGATGCGGCATTTAGCTCATTGGCTTTGGTTTTATGTGGTGTGATCACGTCAATACTCGCGCCATCGGTGTTTTCTTTGGTGCTGTGGTTGTACTCATGA
- a CDS encoding diguanylate cyclase domain-containing protein: MQDNPNTSRAELEAMTLLTQLRGDRSIDAIEDAHQQLKDIERRYSVELNEVYSQYLKAVEAFRCDRLDEAVNRFMVFLERLESETDNDILLAYANVYLGTIYASKGQFYRSLDYFKAAEALRRGSDHKLGLFLNINLGGIYIDLEQYSKALEHSELALEHSKHVANPVNLSLALCNQAIAFAYTDKLDQALEVIERSSQLSLSNENWHGYTYSRFYYALILSMKGQRKQAYEAYKESFELVKQHADTYLSIEFYDKYAQFLLSCGYYDFTAKFCKKSLAAKGLADNVRIKLSLLNTLAQCLEKLGEVEQECQVLREACVAYQTLINQSKDNEVSYIDSILEHTRVQVEAKNSDLFTRNLGYLNELGQMIASTEDHQTDVLKLFKHIGEIVPCSAFSLALYRADRDVLDYKYLLDEGEFQPAFEVECDCVSRIGIYTLKNNETLVLDTCSDQELELYLDNGCSANNTWVNKDEKPAQNGMSVICTPVIFSGETLGVISVQKNESYAYKDFHVQVVMQLANYIAVSLKNQLQRQELEDNRQYMEQIYRTDHLTGLKNRFGLRPYLEELMNRYGSGFDIATVLLDVDYLKAFNNHYGMAKGDDLLVTIADVLRHVSRGEGEAFRIGGDEFAILFPHPVVDKAIEVGQAIKAHLKRSAIENLGANTEEFVTCTIGVLESSNMQDIVTFEQQVLTRERALIKAKKHQRNRLLRYEHSN, from the coding sequence ATGCAAGACAATCCAAATACATCCCGAGCCGAGCTAGAAGCGATGACTCTGCTAACCCAACTTCGTGGCGATCGTAGTATCGATGCGATTGAAGACGCTCACCAACAGTTGAAGGATATAGAGCGACGTTACAGTGTTGAGCTGAATGAGGTTTATAGTCAGTATTTAAAGGCTGTTGAGGCGTTTCGCTGTGATCGACTTGATGAAGCCGTAAACCGGTTTATGGTTTTTTTGGAACGTTTAGAGTCGGAGACTGATAACGACATTCTACTCGCATACGCTAATGTCTATCTTGGAACCATATATGCGTCCAAAGGACAATTTTATCGCTCACTCGACTACTTCAAAGCAGCTGAAGCCCTTCGAAGAGGTTCAGATCATAAGCTAGGGCTGTTTTTGAATATTAACCTAGGTGGTATTTATATCGATCTAGAACAGTATTCCAAAGCACTAGAACACAGTGAACTTGCTTTGGAGCACAGTAAGCATGTAGCGAATCCGGTTAACTTATCGCTAGCGTTGTGTAATCAAGCCATCGCTTTTGCTTACACCGATAAACTCGATCAAGCACTCGAAGTGATTGAACGCTCTTCTCAATTATCTCTATCCAATGAAAACTGGCATGGTTACACCTACAGTCGCTTCTACTACGCATTGATTTTGTCGATGAAAGGTCAAAGAAAGCAGGCATATGAGGCGTATAAAGAGAGCTTTGAACTAGTTAAACAGCACGCAGATACCTATTTGAGTATTGAGTTCTACGATAAGTACGCGCAGTTTCTATTGAGTTGTGGATATTATGATTTTACCGCTAAGTTCTGTAAGAAGTCCCTCGCAGCGAAAGGCTTGGCAGACAATGTTCGTATAAAACTGTCATTGCTTAATACACTCGCACAGTGTTTAGAGAAACTTGGCGAAGTGGAGCAAGAGTGCCAGGTTCTTCGCGAGGCTTGTGTAGCCTATCAAACCTTAATTAATCAGAGTAAAGATAACGAAGTTAGTTATATCGACTCCATTCTTGAGCATACCCGTGTTCAAGTAGAAGCTAAGAACTCAGATCTGTTCACGCGCAACCTCGGTTATTTAAATGAATTAGGGCAGATGATCGCAAGTACAGAAGATCATCAAACTGATGTACTTAAACTGTTTAAACACATAGGTGAGATTGTCCCATGCTCAGCCTTTAGTTTGGCTTTATATCGTGCAGATCGAGATGTACTCGATTACAAATATTTGCTTGATGAGGGTGAGTTTCAACCTGCGTTTGAGGTTGAGTGCGATTGCGTGTCGAGAATTGGAATCTATACACTCAAGAACAATGAGACCTTGGTGCTTGATACCTGTAGCGATCAGGAGTTGGAGTTGTACTTAGACAATGGTTGTTCAGCAAACAATACTTGGGTCAACAAAGACGAAAAGCCTGCTCAGAATGGTATGTCGGTGATTTGTACGCCGGTCATTTTTAGTGGCGAGACTTTGGGCGTGATCAGTGTTCAGAAAAATGAGAGTTATGCATACAAAGACTTTCATGTTCAGGTGGTCATGCAACTGGCGAACTATATAGCTGTTTCATTGAAAAATCAGTTACAACGCCAAGAGTTAGAAGATAACCGTCAGTATATGGAGCAGATCTATCGAACCGATCATTTAACAGGTTTGAAGAATCGCTTTGGTTTGAGACCTTACTTAGAGGAACTTATGAACCGATATGGTTCGGGCTTTGATATTGCTACCGTTCTACTCGATGTTGACTATCTGAAGGCGTTTAATAACCACTACGGCATGGCGAAAGGGGATGATCTGTTGGTGACAATAGCCGATGTTCTTCGTCATGTATCTAGAGGAGAGGGCGAAGCATTTCGAATTGGTGGGGACGAGTTTGCGATACTGTTTCCGCATCCGGTAGTGGATAAGGCCATCGAAGTTGGACAAGCGATTAAAGCACATCTGAAACGTAGTGCTATAGAGAATCTGGGGGCTAACACAGAAGAGTTTGTCACTTGTACGATAGGAGTGCTTGAATCATCAAATATGCAAGATATCGTCACCTTTGAACAACAAGTTCTCACCAGAGAACGAGCATTAATCAAAGCTAAGAAACACCAACGTAATCGATTGTTACGATATGAGCATTCGAATTAA
- the ihfA gene encoding integration host factor subunit alpha, whose protein sequence is MALTKADLAENLFETLGYSKRDAKETVEVFFEEVRKALENGEQVKLSGFGNFDLREKNERPGRNPKTGEDIPISARRVVTFRPGQKLKARVENIKIEK, encoded by the coding sequence ATGGCACTCACGAAGGCCGATTTGGCTGAGAACCTGTTTGAAACACTCGGATACAGCAAACGGGATGCCAAGGAAACGGTTGAAGTGTTTTTCGAAGAAGTTCGTAAAGCACTAGAAAATGGCGAACAGGTAAAACTGTCAGGTTTTGGTAATTTTGATCTTCGCGAGAAAAACGAGCGTCCAGGTCGTAACCCTAAAACTGGTGAAGACATTCCAATCTCTGCTCGACGTGTTGTTACTTTCAGACCGGGTCAAAAATTAAAAGCCCGCGTTGAAAATATTAAAATCGAGAAGTAG
- a CDS encoding RelA/SpoT domain-containing protein, with amino-acid sequence MSVFLRTTALMLLVLSRAPAFAATVSTNSAEPTRTPAQNQVSSKVFRHSLSGLYGIKAFDSKPTQPYTDFDVLYSKSHQAQAELETICKSTALLTNSEALFAGVKSQARAEEKIALELNGDVTRITDLARATIIANDVESLVEVYEAVSREADVVKVKNKFKSPADSGYRDLNLLVRLPKTNIIAEVQLHLKAIADVKSGPEHELYEIIQGIERNALAQNRPINDIEAAQINNLRSQSLELYQQAWQPYITTHIKAA; translated from the coding sequence ATGAGTGTATTTCTCCGTACCACGGCACTAATGCTTCTTGTATTGAGCCGCGCGCCTGCATTCGCAGCAACTGTATCAACTAACTCAGCAGAACCAACTCGCACACCGGCACAAAACCAAGTGTCATCGAAAGTATTCCGTCACAGCCTAAGCGGCCTATATGGAATCAAAGCGTTCGATTCAAAACCAACTCAACCTTATACCGACTTCGACGTGCTTTACAGCAAATCACACCAAGCTCAAGCAGAGCTAGAAACAATCTGTAAAAGTACTGCCCTACTGACTAATTCTGAAGCGCTTTTTGCTGGCGTAAAATCTCAAGCTCGTGCTGAAGAAAAGATCGCTCTAGAACTCAACGGCGACGTGACTAGAATCACTGACCTTGCTCGTGCAACCATCATCGCTAACGATGTAGAGAGCCTGGTAGAAGTCTATGAAGCAGTAAGCCGTGAGGCGGATGTCGTTAAAGTGAAAAACAAATTTAAGTCTCCAGCCGATTCTGGTTACCGTGACCTTAACTTACTGGTTCGTTTACCAAAAACTAACATCATTGCAGAAGTTCAACTTCACCTAAAAGCTATCGCTGATGTGAAAAGTGGCCCAGAACATGAACTGTATGAGATCATTCAAGGCATTGAGCGCAACGCGTTAGCGCAAAACCGCCCTATTAACGATATTGAAGCGGCACAAATCAATAACCTAAGAAGCCAGTCTCTGGAGTTGTATCAGCAAGCTTGGCAGCCTTACATTACAACTCATATCAAAGCGGCATAA
- the cdd gene encoding cytidine deaminase, whose protein sequence is MNSRITLALESAPASLKALLSDIVLADNFDATISKEQFQSLLDASGLSDKEVRLALLPIAAAFSYAPLSDFYVGAVVRGLSGHLYFGANMEIAGAQLGQTVHAEQAAISHAWMKGEKGLTDVTINYSPCGHCRQFMNELTTAKELKIQLPEREERSLQDYLPDSFGPSDLGITEGLMTELDHKYTTEETAPIVVKALESMNRSHAPYTKNLSGVSLQLANGDIFTGAYAENAAFNPSLPPLQVAMIQVMLAGFDFDQIESAALVENAEGKISHLADTQSTLEAINPDIPVTYLAI, encoded by the coding sequence ATGAACAGTCGTATTACCCTGGCGCTGGAAAGTGCTCCAGCTTCATTGAAAGCACTTTTAAGTGACATCGTATTAGCAGACAACTTTGACGCCACTATTTCTAAAGAGCAGTTTCAAAGCTTGCTGGATGCAAGCGGTCTTTCTGATAAAGAAGTTCGCCTAGCTTTACTGCCAATTGCAGCGGCATTCTCATATGCCCCACTTTCTGATTTCTACGTTGGTGCAGTGGTGCGCGGCCTTTCAGGTCACCTCTACTTCGGTGCAAACATGGAAATTGCAGGCGCCCAGCTTGGACAAACGGTTCATGCTGAACAAGCAGCGATCAGCCACGCTTGGATGAAAGGCGAAAAGGGACTTACTGATGTCACCATCAACTACAGCCCTTGTGGCCACTGTCGTCAATTTATGAATGAGCTGACGACAGCAAAAGAGCTTAAAATCCAGCTACCAGAACGTGAAGAGCGTTCACTACAAGATTATCTACCAGACTCTTTCGGCCCTTCTGATCTGGGTATCACCGAAGGCCTAATGACAGAGCTTGACCATAAGTACACGACTGAAGAGACAGCACCTATCGTAGTCAAAGCTCTAGAGTCGATGAACCGTAGCCATGCTCCATACACCAAGAACCTAAGCGGTGTGTCTCTACAATTGGCTAACGGTGACATCTTCACAGGTGCCTACGCAGAAAACGCTGCGTTCAACCCAAGCTTACCTCCACTTCAAGTGGCGATGATTCAAGTAATGCTTGCTGGTTTTGACTTCGACCAAATTGAGAGCGCAGCTCTGGTTGAAAACGCAGAAGGCAAGATTAGCCACCTAGCGGATACTCAATCAACACTTGAAGCAATTAACCCTGATATTCCAGTAACTTACTTAGCAATCTAA
- the purT gene encoding formate-dependent phosphoribosylglycinamide formyltransferase yields the protein MFGTATRDNATRVLLLGSGELGKEVAIECQRLGLEVIACDRYPDAPAMQVAHRSHVLDMLDGDALEAIIELEKPDYVVPEIEAIATNKLVELEEKGLNVVPTANATKLTMNREGIRRLAAEELQLMTSPYRFADTYEDFAAAVEFAGTPCVVKPVMSSSGKGQSVIKTEEDIQKAWDYAQEGGRTGAGRVIVEGFIDFDYEITLLTVRAVDGVHFCAPIGHRQEDGDYRESWQPQVMSDNALKAAQYTAGKVVDALGGYGIFGVELFVKGDHVIFNEVSPRPHDTGLVTLLSQDSSEFALHVRAFTGMPIKGITQYGPCASAVVLGQGTSTNIRFEGLENALSAPQTQVRLFGKPDINGRRRLGVALTRRNSIESAIEDAVESASKVKVIY from the coding sequence ATGTTTGGTACCGCCACTCGTGACAATGCTACTCGTGTACTTCTACTTGGCTCTGGTGAGCTTGGTAAAGAGGTCGCTATTGAGTGTCAACGTTTAGGTCTAGAAGTGATTGCATGTGATCGCTACCCAGATGCCCCTGCAATGCAAGTCGCTCATCGCAGTCATGTGTTAGACATGTTAGATGGCGATGCACTTGAAGCAATTATCGAGCTAGAAAAGCCGGATTACGTAGTACCTGAAATTGAAGCTATCGCCACCAATAAACTGGTTGAGTTGGAAGAGAAAGGCTTAAATGTCGTCCCTACAGCTAACGCAACCAAGCTAACGATGAATCGTGAAGGTATTCGTCGTCTTGCGGCGGAAGAGTTACAACTGATGACATCGCCATACCGCTTTGCCGATACATACGAAGATTTCGCAGCAGCAGTAGAGTTCGCAGGTACACCATGTGTGGTTAAGCCTGTAATGAGCTCTTCAGGCAAGGGGCAAAGCGTTATTAAAACAGAAGAAGACATTCAAAAAGCGTGGGATTACGCACAAGAAGGTGGTCGTACTGGCGCTGGGCGTGTGATTGTTGAAGGCTTCATCGACTTCGATTATGAGATCACTCTTCTCACTGTTCGTGCAGTGGACGGCGTTCACTTCTGTGCGCCAATTGGCCATCGCCAAGAAGACGGTGACTACCGCGAATCATGGCAACCACAAGTCATGTCTGACAATGCATTAAAAGCTGCACAATACACGGCCGGTAAAGTGGTTGACGCTCTAGGTGGTTACGGCATCTTTGGTGTTGAACTGTTCGTTAAAGGCGACCACGTTATCTTTAACGAAGTATCACCACGACCACATGACACCGGCCTAGTGACACTACTGTCGCAAGACTCTTCTGAATTTGCACTGCACGTACGCGCATTTACGGGCATGCCGATCAAGGGAATCACTCAATACGGACCATGTGCTTCTGCTGTTGTTCTTGGACAAGGCACTTCAACTAATATTCGTTTTGAAGGTTTAGAAAATGCGTTGAGCGCGCCTCAAACGCAGGTTCGCTTATTTGGTAAACCAGATATCAATGGCCGACGCCGCTTGGGTGTTGCTCTAACTCGTCGTAACAGCATTGAATCTGCGATTGAAGATGCTGTAGAGAGCGCTTCGAAGGTCAAAGTGATCTACTAA
- a CDS encoding GlcG/HbpS family heme-binding protein — MKTMTRTFIAATFASFGISNFALATETQTVSVTQISSKAAFQLAQEAVNQCEADGYKVSATVVDLSGNVIAQLRSDGAGIHTLDSSRKKAFTVASMKQPSGNLMKLIADKPIMQPLQNMDENLLFLAGGVPVQLNNAMIGAIGVGGAPGGHLDVACADKAIKKFF, encoded by the coding sequence ATGAAAACAATGACACGAACTTTTATCGCCGCAACCTTCGCTTCTTTTGGTATCTCTAACTTTGCATTGGCAACGGAAACTCAAACCGTATCTGTTACACAAATCTCTTCTAAAGCAGCATTCCAACTGGCTCAAGAAGCGGTAAATCAATGTGAGGCAGACGGTTACAAGGTTTCAGCAACCGTTGTTGATTTGTCGGGAAACGTGATTGCTCAATTACGCTCGGATGGTGCTGGTATCCACACGCTAGACAGCTCGCGTAAGAAAGCCTTCACCGTTGCCAGCATGAAACAGCCATCTGGTAATTTGATGAAGCTCATCGCTGATAAACCTATCATGCAGCCTCTACAGAACATGGATGAGAATCTACTGTTCTTGGCGGGTGGTGTTCCAGTACAACTGAATAACGCTATGATTGGTGCTATTGGTGTCGGCGGCGCACCGGGCGGACATTTAGATGTTGCTTGTGCTGACAAAGCAATTAAGAAGTTCTTTTAA
- a CDS encoding sensor histidine kinase produces MSSSRNIEQALAKAKNHLLLRLMATLLLCLLLVELIVGAIFFFDLYQTEKKIMTSMSAEYQRILTYDSPERLIHVLEANPHRLIENNIAAYVVNNQRTNEAMFVAGDTNVSNSLSNLSGGDSVRSLLEYQIDDSKMWLESFVVSPYMSLRMTGEDYDFWLVLDNRARDHVAFNQWLMTLYALVTLLIVTAVFTRKIIQNAMSPLITLGDLLDQLQKGQLELKDIDTEPAQGLEVISSSVRSSVARLHHVTTALNTTVDAIAHDIRTPLSRITLASQTALINNGDQRSMKEALADCAEHATQASNMLTALMKLNDELTGKRIPQKTETNVSDVIRNVVSWYEDVAEDKEITLIVDAPIELSLQSDPDKLTQVLVNLLDNAIKYTEPNGHITLIAERVGNDSVSISVQDTGIGIDPKFQALIFERLYRVDSSRSNVQGYGLGLSLALAMVENLGGDLTVESTVGEGSTFTISL; encoded by the coding sequence ATGTCCTCAAGTCGTAATATCGAACAGGCTTTGGCGAAAGCTAAAAATCATCTGTTACTGCGACTTATGGCGACGCTATTACTCTGCTTGTTGCTGGTTGAACTGATCGTCGGGGCAATTTTCTTTTTCGATCTTTACCAAACCGAAAAGAAGATCATGACCTCAATGTCGGCTGAATATCAACGAATCTTGACCTACGATTCGCCTGAGAGACTGATTCATGTACTGGAAGCCAATCCGCATCGACTTATAGAGAATAATATTGCGGCCTATGTTGTGAACAATCAAAGAACAAATGAAGCTATGTTTGTTGCGGGCGACACAAATGTATCAAATAGCTTATCGAACTTGAGTGGAGGCGATTCTGTCCGTTCACTTCTAGAGTATCAGATTGACGATTCAAAAATGTGGCTCGAGAGCTTTGTTGTTAGTCCCTACATGTCGCTTAGAATGACAGGTGAAGATTACGACTTTTGGTTGGTATTGGACAATCGAGCTAGAGATCATGTCGCGTTTAATCAATGGTTAATGACACTCTATGCACTTGTGACTTTGTTGATCGTAACGGCAGTCTTTACTCGTAAAATTATCCAAAACGCTATGTCTCCGCTGATCACATTGGGTGACTTGCTAGACCAACTCCAGAAAGGGCAGCTGGAGCTTAAAGATATCGACACAGAGCCAGCACAAGGGTTAGAGGTGATCAGTTCAAGTGTCCGCAGTTCAGTGGCGAGACTCCACCATGTTACAACGGCCTTGAATACTACGGTTGATGCTATTGCTCACGATATTCGTACACCTCTTTCACGCATCACCTTAGCCTCTCAAACCGCCTTGATTAATAATGGCGATCAGCGCTCAATGAAGGAAGCGCTAGCCGACTGTGCCGAGCATGCAACACAAGCGAGCAATATGTTGACAGCTTTGATGAAGCTAAACGATGAACTTACGGGCAAGCGCATACCGCAGAAAACGGAAACTAATGTATCTGACGTTATTCGTAATGTTGTGAGTTGGTATGAAGACGTCGCCGAAGACAAAGAGATTACGTTGATTGTCGATGCGCCAATCGAGTTGAGCCTTCAATCGGACCCAGATAAGTTGACGCAGGTGTTGGTTAACTTACTGGATAATGCGATTAAATATACTGAACCAAATGGCCATATCACATTGATTGCTGAACGAGTGGGCAATGATTCGGTGAGCATTTCAGTTCAAGACACGGGCATCGGTATCGACCCTAAATTTCAAGCCTTGATTTTTGAGCGCTTGTATCGAGTCGATAGTAGTAGAAGTAATGTACAAGGCTACGGGCTAGGCCTCTCCCTCGCTTTGGCTATGGTTGAGAACCTCGGTGGCGACTTAACTGTCGAGTCCACAGTAGGCGAGGGAAGCACTTTTACTATTTCGCTGTAG
- a CDS encoding CidA/LrgA family protein, producing MKERLIQLVYLMISFTLIIGSLTAGNAIQSLLDTSIPGSIFGMLLLFFAMVIGIIPPHWVQPGASLIIRFMILLFVPISVGLMEHFDMLVANALPILASAIGGTLIVLVSLSWFLDRIIAKGK from the coding sequence TTGAAAGAAAGACTGATCCAACTCGTGTACCTGATGATCTCCTTTACCTTGATCATCGGCTCACTGACAGCCGGTAATGCCATACAGAGCCTTCTTGATACTTCGATTCCTGGAAGTATCTTTGGCATGCTGCTGCTTTTCTTTGCGATGGTGATCGGAATCATACCCCCTCACTGGGTACAACCCGGTGCGAGCCTGATCATCCGTTTCATGATCCTTTTGTTCGTACCAATCAGTGTCGGGCTGATGGAACATTTCGACATGTTAGTCGCCAACGCTCTACCTATTTTAGCCAGTGCCATTGGCGGTACACTGATCGTTTTAGTATCACTCTCTTGGTTTTTGGACCGAATTATTGCGAAGGGTAAATAA
- a CDS encoding response regulator transcription factor translates to MKILLIEDDLHIAKFLVNGFQQQGISVTHAKDGIDGLHEAMTEEFDVIILDIMLPKKDGFEVLAELRGQGYATPVIILSAKHSVEERVQGLQSGADDYLVKPFAFPELIARCQTLTRRGKQPVTQALSLEYGPLSLDLIKHTLCRDQQTITINQREFMLMKLLLENPEAVMSKTAILEHVWGHQFDPQTNVVDVLVCRLRSKVDKGFSTPLIHTLRGVGYVLKS, encoded by the coding sequence ATGAAAATACTATTGATTGAAGACGATCTTCATATCGCCAAATTTTTGGTGAATGGCTTTCAACAACAAGGGATTAGCGTAACTCATGCGAAAGATGGCATTGATGGTCTGCATGAAGCGATGACTGAAGAGTTTGACGTCATTATTCTCGATATTATGTTGCCAAAAAAAGATGGTTTTGAGGTATTGGCTGAGCTAAGAGGGCAAGGTTACGCAACGCCAGTGATTATTCTAAGTGCAAAGCATTCAGTAGAAGAGCGTGTACAGGGACTACAGTCGGGAGCGGATGACTACTTAGTAAAACCCTTTGCTTTCCCTGAGCTTATAGCTCGTTGTCAGACTTTAACACGTCGCGGAAAACAACCTGTAACTCAGGCTTTGTCGCTTGAGTATGGTCCTCTTAGTCTTGACCTCATCAAACACACCCTATGTCGTGACCAACAGACGATTACTATCAATCAACGTGAGTTTATGTTGATGAAGCTACTTCTTGAGAACCCAGAAGCGGTAATGTCTAAAACCGCCATTTTAGAACACGTATGGGGACATCAATTCGACCCACAAACGAACGTTGTTGATGTTCTGGTGTGTCGCTTGCGAAGCAAAGTAGATAAAGGGTTTTCAACACCACTGATTCACACATTGAGAGGTGTCGGCTATGTCCTCAAGTCGTAA
- a CDS encoding thiopurine S-methyltransferase, which translates to MNNPEFWHNKWAANQIGFHLEDVNPLLVEFWQHTEPSHEKSVFVPLCGKSEDLVWLASKHAEVQGVELSQIAVRAFFAEHFYTPMVTQVNGQHELYQFDELSIYTGDYFTAPIQAVDTIYDRASLVALPKEMRVQYVERLKQLLKPGGKILLVTLDYIQEEMSGPPFSVPRDEVEQLFSGYKITQLNQDIADEDHPKIAKKGLSRFSEEVYLIECQG; encoded by the coding sequence ATGAATAATCCTGAATTTTGGCACAATAAATGGGCCGCAAACCAAATCGGTTTCCACTTAGAAGATGTAAACCCACTGCTAGTTGAGTTTTGGCAGCATACCGAGCCTAGTCATGAGAAGAGCGTTTTTGTCCCGTTGTGTGGCAAGAGTGAAGATTTAGTGTGGTTGGCATCAAAGCATGCTGAAGTGCAGGGCGTTGAGCTAAGCCAAATAGCTGTCCGCGCGTTTTTCGCTGAACACTTTTATACGCCGATGGTGACGCAGGTTAATGGTCAACATGAGCTGTACCAGTTTGATGAGCTGAGTATCTACACAGGCGATTACTTCACAGCGCCAATTCAAGCCGTTGATACTATTTACGACCGTGCTTCTTTAGTGGCATTGCCGAAAGAGATGCGAGTTCAGTATGTCGAGCGTTTAAAGCAGCTATTGAAACCCGGAGGTAAGATTCTTCTGGTCACTTTAGATTATATTCAGGAAGAGATGAGTGGCCCTCCGTTTAGTGTACCAAGAGACGAAGTCGAGCAACTGTTTTCTGGCTATAAGATTACGCAATTGAATCAAGATATTGCGGATGAAGATCATCCTAAGATTGCTAAAAAAGGTCTATCTCGCTTTAGTGAAGAGGTCTACTTGATCGAGTGTCAGGGTTAA
- a CDS encoding metal ABC transporter permease: MDLLLPFQFPFMQNAFLICLIIALPTALLSCFLVMKGWALMGDAVSHAVLPGIVLAYVTGLPLLLGAFLAGMLCSFLTGFLAENSRVKHDTVMGVVFSGMFALGIVLYVALDTHAHLDHILFGNMLGVDAKELSTAAIISAVVVLGIVLFWKDFLLHSFDEVQAKVSGLNVTVLHYTLLTFLSLTIVATLSAIGLILAISLLIAPGAIAFLLVKRFSSMLWIACLVNLTTMVLGAYLSFHIDSAPAPTIVLIQSLVFVIALVRRISITKKQSQKLRTTTA, translated from the coding sequence ATGGATTTGTTGTTGCCATTCCAATTCCCCTTCATGCAGAACGCTTTTCTTATCTGTCTGATTATTGCTCTGCCGACTGCGCTTCTTTCTTGCTTTTTGGTGATGAAAGGGTGGGCGCTAATGGGGGATGCCGTGAGTCACGCGGTACTTCCGGGCATTGTTCTAGCGTATGTAACAGGTTTGCCGTTATTGCTTGGGGCATTTCTGGCGGGCATGTTATGCAGCTTCCTTACAGGTTTTTTAGCTGAAAACTCAAGAGTAAAACACGACACGGTGATGGGTGTGGTGTTCTCTGGCATGTTCGCGCTAGGGATTGTTCTTTATGTAGCGTTAGATACTCACGCGCACTTAGATCATATCTTGTTTGGCAATATGTTAGGCGTCGATGCAAAAGAGCTAAGTACCGCAGCAATCATCTCAGCGGTGGTTGTTCTTGGTATTGTATTGTTCTGGAAAGATTTCCTGTTGCACTCCTTTGACGAAGTTCAAGCTAAAGTGAGCGGCTTAAATGTGACCGTGCTGCATTACACCTTGCTGACGTTTCTTTCGCTGACGATTGTTGCGACGCTGAGTGCGATTGGACTTATCTTAGCGATTAGCTTGTTGATTGCCCCAGGCGCGATAGCGTTTCTGTTGGTGAAGCGTTTTTCAAGCATGCTGTGGATTGCGTGTTTAGTGAACCTAACGACTATGGTGTTAGGCGCGTACTTAAGTTTCCATATCGATAGTGCACCAGCCCCAACAATCGTTCTGATTCAAAGCTTAGTGTTTGTTATTGCACTTGTACGACGTATCTCGATTACTAAGAAGCAGTCGCAAAAGCTCCGTACAACGACGGCATAA